The following are encoded together in the Deinococcus soli (ex Cha et al. 2016) genome:
- a CDS encoding branched-chain amino acid ABC transporter substrate-binding protein, giving the protein MKKSALSLTVLAALALGTASAQTTIKIASLSPLSGGQSDLGTQIRNGAQLAVNEYKAQFKKLGFDLVLVPYDDQADPATGTAAARKIAADRQILAVVGTLNSGVAIPASAALVSSKVAMVSPANTANGVTDRGLSNMNRIVARDDAQGPAGANFISGNLKAKKVYVLNDKTAYGEGLAKEVEKALKAKGVTVSANEGTEEKSDFSSIVAKIKLANPDAIYFGGIYNQVGVFIKQLREAGVQTPVVGGDGLDSGELPVIVGEANANNIYFTTVAAPLSALPAAKLFATNYKKTFNDDAQGFGAFGYDAAKVVVQGVLNAVRANKNKVPTRAQVESAIRKGSFTGLLSGNVSFNSAGDRKAATLYVMNVTAGKFKLSTSIPVKPVKQ; this is encoded by the coding sequence CCTCTCCGGCGGCCAGAGCGACCTCGGCACCCAGATCCGCAACGGCGCCCAGCTGGCCGTCAACGAATACAAGGCCCAGTTCAAGAAGCTTGGCTTCGACCTCGTCCTCGTGCCCTACGACGACCAGGCCGACCCCGCCACCGGTACCGCCGCCGCCCGCAAGATCGCCGCTGACCGCCAGATCCTCGCGGTCGTCGGCACCCTCAACAGCGGCGTGGCCATCCCCGCCAGCGCCGCGCTGGTCTCCAGCAAGGTCGCCATGGTCTCCCCCGCCAACACCGCCAACGGCGTGACCGACCGCGGCCTGAGCAACATGAACCGCATCGTCGCCCGTGACGACGCGCAGGGCCCCGCCGGCGCGAACTTCATCAGCGGCAACCTGAAAGCCAAGAAGGTTTACGTCCTGAACGACAAGACCGCCTACGGCGAAGGTCTGGCCAAGGAAGTCGAAAAGGCCCTGAAGGCCAAGGGCGTGACCGTCAGCGCCAACGAAGGCACCGAGGAGAAGAGCGACTTCTCCAGCATCGTCGCCAAGATCAAGCTCGCCAACCCCGACGCCATCTACTTCGGCGGCATCTACAACCAGGTGGGCGTGTTCATCAAGCAGCTGCGTGAAGCCGGCGTGCAGACCCCCGTGGTCGGCGGCGACGGCCTGGACAGCGGCGAGCTGCCCGTGATCGTCGGCGAGGCGAACGCGAACAACATCTACTTCACGACCGTCGCCGCGCCCCTGAGCGCCCTGCCCGCCGCGAAGCTGTTCGCCACGAACTACAAGAAGACCTTCAACGACGACGCCCAGGGCTTCGGTGCCTTCGGCTACGACGCCGCCAAGGTCGTCGTGCAGGGCGTACTGAACGCTGTGCGCGCCAACAAGAACAAGGTGCCCACCCGCGCCCAGGTCGAGAGTGCCATCCGCAAGGGCAGCTTCACGGGCCTGCTGTCCGGCAACGTGAGCTTCAACTCCGCCGGTGACCGCAAGGCCGCGACCCTGTACGTGATGAACGTCACCGCCGGGAAGTTCAAGCTCAGCACCAGCATTCCCGTCAAGCCCGTCAAGCAGTAA